One part of the Helicobacter cetorum MIT 99-5656 genome encodes these proteins:
- a CDS encoding DUF1882 domain-containing protein: protein MTEMELKLIKIDTSHYFEKKPGLGEKMIYAGRCYYNKFQKVDAMLTSSLIQKHLKREIEIAHNLILRNNKVENIVFDYNGRNPERFYHKAQLLLREEGFMNFTAYNTKTPGHLHLYVHKGHTELGEGERLVKTLSMKLAQGLPKEWRIFPNNEFPKEFNILALPYEVFAKERGSSWAKHL from the coding sequence ATGACAGAAATGGAACTCAAACTCATCAAAATAGACACGAGTCACTATTTTGAAAAAAAGCCGGGCTTGGGTGAAAAAATGATTTATGCGGGGCGGTGTTATTACAATAAATTTCAAAAAGTAGATGCCATGCTGACAAGCTCTCTCATTCAAAAACATTTGAAAAGAGAAATAGAAATCGCACACAATTTAATTTTGCGTAATAATAAGGTAGAAAATATTGTGTTTGATTATAATGGGAGAAACCCAGAGCGTTTTTATCATAAGGCACAATTACTTCTTCGTGAAGAAGGCTTTATGAACTTTACCGCTTATAACACTAAGACTCCAGGCCATTTGCATTTATATGTGCATAAAGGGCATACAGAGCTTGGCGAAGGAGAAAGATTAGTTAAAACTTTGTCTATGAAGTTAGCACAAGGTTTGCCTAAAGAGTGGAGAATATTTCCTAACAACGAGTTTCCTAAGGAATTTAACATTCTAGCTTTACCCTATGAAGTTTTTGCGAAAGAACGAGGGAGTTCTTGGGCAAAGCATTTATAA
- the efp gene encoding elongation factor P, which produces MAIGMSELKKGLKIELGGVPYRIVEYQHVKPGKGAAFVRAKIKSFLDGKVIEKTFHAGDKCEEPNLAEKTMQYLYHDGDAYQFMDIESYEQIALNDSQVGDASKWMLDGMQVQVLLHNDKAISVDVPQVVALKIVETAPNFKGDTSSASKKPATLETGAVVQVPFHVLEGEVIKVNTETEEYLEKVK; this is translated from the coding sequence ATGGCAATTGGCATGAGCGAGCTAAAAAAAGGCTTGAAAATTGAATTAGGCGGTGTTCCTTATAGAATTGTAGAATACCAACATGTTAAGCCCGGTAAGGGTGCGGCATTTGTGCGTGCAAAAATCAAGTCGTTTTTGGATGGTAAGGTGATTGAGAAGACTTTTCATGCTGGGGATAAGTGCGAGGAGCCAAACTTAGCAGAAAAGACGATGCAATATCTCTATCATGATGGCGATGCTTATCAATTCATGGATATAGAAAGTTATGAGCAAATTGCTTTGAATGACTCTCAAGTGGGCGATGCTTCTAAATGGATGTTAGATGGCATGCAAGTGCAAGTTTTGTTACACAATGACAAGGCCATTTCGGTAGATGTGCCACAGGTTGTGGCTCTAAAGATTGTAGAAACCGCTCCTAATTTTAAGGGCGACACTTCAAGTGCGAGTAAAAAGCCAGCGACCTTAGAAACAGGTGCAGTGGTGCAAGTGCCTTTCCATGTCTTAGAAGGCGAAGTGATTAAGGTTAATACTGAAACAGAAGAGTATCTTGAAAAGGTCAAGTAG
- the pseI gene encoding pseudaminic acid synthase has protein sequence MLKYPKIVAELSANHNQDLNLAKESIYAIKESGADFVKLQTYTPDCMTLKENPFIIQGTLWDKESLYELYQKASTPLEWHAELFELARKLDLGIFSSPFSLKALELLESLDCAMYKIASFEITDLELIEKVARTQKPIILSSGIATLTELQDAITLCKEVNHFDITLLKCVSAYPSKLEDAHLLSMVNFGEKFGVKFGLSDHTIGSLCPILATTLGASMIEKHFILNKSIQTPDSAFSMDFNEFKNMVKEIKQSVLALGKEESEIDKGTLEKRRIFARSLFVIKDIQKGEAFTSENIKALRPNLGLHPKFYKEILGKKATKFLKANTPLQADAIEH, from the coding sequence ATGTTAAAGTATCCTAAAATTGTCGCAGAGTTGAGCGCTAATCATAACCAAGATTTAAATCTCGCTAAAGAAAGCATTTATGCCATTAAAGAAAGTGGTGCGGATTTTGTCAAGCTCCAAACCTACACGCCAGATTGTATGACCTTAAAGGAAAACCCCTTCATCATTCAAGGCACTTTATGGGATAAAGAAAGCTTGTATGAATTGTATCAAAAAGCTTCTACACCCCTAGAGTGGCATGCTGAATTGTTTGAGTTAGCTAGAAAGCTTGATTTAGGAATTTTTAGCTCACCTTTTAGTCTAAAAGCCTTAGAACTTTTAGAGAGCTTAGATTGCGCTATGTATAAAATCGCTAGTTTTGAAATTACTGATTTAGAATTGATTGAAAAAGTCGCACGCACACAAAAACCCATTATCCTTTCTAGTGGCATCGCCACACTGACTGAATTACAAGACGCCATTACTTTGTGCAAAGAAGTCAATCATTTTGACATCACACTTTTAAAATGCGTGAGTGCTTATCCTAGCAAATTAGAAGACGCTCATCTTTTAAGCATGGTTAATTTTGGCGAAAAATTTGGTGTAAAATTTGGTTTGAGCGACCATACTATCGGCTCACTTTGTCCCATTCTAGCCACCACTCTAGGTGCGAGTATGATAGAAAAACATTTTATTTTGAACAAATCTATACAAACCCCAGATAGTGCCTTTAGCATGGATTTTAACGAATTTAAAAACATGGTTAAAGAAATCAAACAAAGCGTTTTGGCCCTAGGAAAAGAAGAGTCAGAAATTGATAAAGGGACTTTAGAGAAACGAAGAATTTTTGCTCGCTCTTTATTTGTGATTAAAGATATTCAAAAAGGCGAAGCTTTTACTAGTGAGAATATCAAGGCGTTGCGCCCAAATCTTGGCCTACACCCTAAATTTTACAAAGAAATTTTAGGCAAAAAAGCAACAAAATTTTTAAAAGCTAACACCCCCTTGCAAGCTGATGCTATAGAACATTAA
- a CDS encoding apolipoprotein N-acyltransferase, giving the protein MRFVSLHTNTFLLACLFVLSVYINTLLDLFNLNPYISIALNSLLAPLSMLAFLKAPKNHALFFGFLIGALLFYWSALSFRYSEFPYLLPLIIILVALVYGVLFYFLLYFENPYFRLLSFLSISFIHPFNFDWLVPDSFFAYSVFKNDKLSLGLVFLACIFFSTLKPKTYKILGILCLAIALDFNLFKTSDLKNTDNIQLVSTTTPQNLKFDSNYLSDIENNMLKEIKLAISHKKNLIVFPETAYPTTLENSAFKAELENLSDNIAILIGTLRTQGYNLYNSAFLFSKKSVQITDKVILAPFGETMPLPEFLKKPLEKLFFGESAYLYRSSQNFSDFKLDNLIFRPLICYEGTSRLAYLNSPSKVFIVMSNNAWFSPSIEPSLQRMLLKHYARRYHKVILHSANFSSSYILSPSLLGDILFRKTL; this is encoded by the coding sequence ATGCGTTTTGTTTCACTTCATACAAACACTTTTTTACTGGCATGTTTATTTGTTTTGAGTGTGTATATTAACACTCTTTTAGATTTATTTAATCTAAACCCCTATATTTCTATCGCACTTAATAGCCTACTAGCTCCATTAAGCATGTTAGCCTTTTTAAAAGCACCTAAAAATCACGCCCTTTTCTTTGGATTTCTTATAGGGGCATTACTCTTTTATTGGAGTGCTTTAAGCTTTCGTTACTCAGAATTTCCTTATTTGTTGCCCCTAATCATTATTCTTGTAGCGTTAGTCTATGGGGTGCTATTTTACTTTTTACTTTATTTTGAAAACCCCTATTTTAGGCTTTTGAGCTTTTTAAGCATAAGCTTTATCCACCCCTTTAATTTTGATTGGCTAGTGCCAGATAGCTTTTTTGCTTATAGTGTGTTTAAAAATGACAAATTATCTTTAGGACTTGTCTTTTTAGCTTGCATTTTCTTTAGCACCTTAAAACCTAAAACCTATAAAATCTTAGGGATATTATGCTTAGCAATCGCTCTCGATTTCAACCTTTTTAAAACAAGCGACTTAAAAAATACTGACAATATCCAACTAGTCTCTACCACAACTCCCCAAAATTTAAAATTTGATTCAAACTACCTTAGCGATATTGAAAATAACATGCTTAAAGAAATAAAGCTCGCCATTAGCCACAAAAAAAATCTCATCGTATTTCCAGAAACCGCCTACCCCACTACTCTAGAAAACTCCGCCTTTAAAGCTGAGCTAGAAAATTTGAGTGATAATATTGCTATTTTAATAGGCACCTTACGCACGCAAGGTTATAATCTCTATAATAGTGCGTTTTTATTTTCTAAAAAAAGCGTTCAAATTACTGACAAGGTCATTCTAGCCCCCTTTGGTGAAACTATGCCCTTGCCAGAATTTCTTAAAAAACCCCTTGAAAAACTCTTTTTTGGCGAGAGCGCTTATTTATACCGCTCTAGTCAAAATTTTAGTGATTTTAAACTAGATAATCTAATTTTTCGCCCCTTAATTTGCTATGAAGGCACTTCTAGACTCGCTTATTTAAACAGCCCTTCAAAAGTTTTTATTGTAATGAGCAATAACGCATGGTTTAGCCCAAGCATTGAACCGAGCCTGCAAAGAATGCTTTTAAAACACTATGCAAGGCGCTATCACAAGGTTATTTTACATAGTGCAAATTTTTCATCTTCTTACATTCTAAGCCCAAGTTTGTTAGGCGATATTCTTTTTAGGAAAACTTTATGA
- a CDS encoding serine hydroxymethyltransferase, which produces MAYFLEQSDSEIFELIGEELKRQNEHLEMIASENYTFPSVMEAMGSVLTNKYAEGYPNKRYYGGCEVVDKIESLAIERAKKLFNCQFANVQSHSGSQANNAVYHALLKPYDKILGMDLSCGGHLTHGSKVSLTGKHYQSFSYGVGLDGYIDYEEVLKVAKSVKPQIIVCGFSAYPREIDFKKFREIADEVGALLLGDIAHVAGLVVANEHSHPFPHCHVVSSTTHKTLRGPRGGLILTNNEEIATKIDRAIFPGTQGGPLMHVIAAKAVGFKENLKPEFKAYAQLVKSNMQVLAQVLKEKNHKLVSDGTSNHLLLMDFLDKPYSGKDADNALGNAGICVNKNTIPGETRSPFVTSGIRIGSAALSARGMGAKEFEIIGNKISDILNDIDNVSLQLHVKEELKALSAQFPVYSQPIF; this is translated from the coding sequence ATGGCATATTTTTTAGAACAAAGCGATAGCGAGATTTTTGAACTTATTGGCGAAGAATTAAAGCGTCAAAACGAACATTTAGAAATGATAGCAAGCGAGAATTATACCTTTCCTAGTGTTATGGAGGCTATGGGAAGTGTCTTAACGAACAAATACGCCGAAGGCTATCCAAACAAGCGCTACTATGGGGGCTGTGAAGTGGTGGATAAAATAGAAAGCCTAGCCATAGAAAGGGCTAAAAAGCTTTTTAATTGTCAGTTTGCTAATGTGCAATCTCATTCAGGCTCACAAGCTAATAACGCCGTTTATCACGCCCTTTTAAAACCTTATGACAAGATTTTAGGCATGGATTTAAGCTGTGGGGGGCATTTAACGCATGGTTCTAAAGTGAGCTTAACCGGTAAGCATTATCAAAGCTTCTCTTATGGGGTAGGTTTAGATGGCTATATTGATTATGAAGAAGTGCTTAAAGTTGCTAAAAGTGTTAAGCCCCAAATCATTGTGTGTGGGTTTTCAGCCTATCCACGAGAGATTGATTTTAAGAAATTCAGAGAAATTGCTGATGAAGTAGGGGCGTTATTACTAGGCGATATAGCCCATGTGGCAGGACTTGTAGTAGCTAATGAGCATAGCCACCCTTTTCCGCATTGTCATGTGGTTTCAAGCACCACGCATAAGACCTTAAGAGGGCCTAGAGGGGGGCTTATTTTAACTAATAATGAAGAGATAGCCACTAAGATTGATAGAGCGATTTTTCCGGGAACTCAGGGCGGACCTTTAATGCATGTTATTGCTGCAAAAGCGGTGGGGTTTAAAGAGAATTTAAAGCCAGAATTTAAAGCTTATGCACAATTAGTAAAGTCTAACATGCAAGTTTTAGCCCAAGTTTTAAAAGAAAAAAATCATAAGCTAGTGAGTGATGGCACTTCTAACCATTTGCTTTTAATGGATTTTTTAGACAAGCCTTATAGCGGAAAAGACGCGGATAATGCCCTAGGAAATGCCGGAATTTGCGTGAACAAAAATACAATCCCGGGTGAAACTCGTAGCCCTTTTGTAACTAGTGGCATAAGAATTGGTTCGGCCGCATTAAGTGCAAGAGGCATGGGAGCTAAGGAATTTGAAATCATAGGGAATAAAATATCAGATATTTTAAATGATATTGATAATGTTAGTCTGCAATTGCATGTAAAAGAGGAATTAAAGGCTTTAAGTGCACAATTTCCTGTGTATAGCCAACCAATCTTTTAA
- a CDS encoding CvpA family protein, with translation MNYIDLALIVVVVAFGIRGFYHGLVSEVAGILGIVLGVYLASRYSIVIGQLFSEHLYNLRNETMTNLIGFLLVLALAWVFFLTLGVVLSKVLVFSGLGIIDRALGFIFSCLKTFLVLSFILYALSKMDLMKNIDAYLQEKSDIFPTMKGIASKIMRLDGVKHAEQNLKDNFKEMGDEIKDNAKETFDKAMDKGVEVLKEKAKDLPKKMLEQEYKSDTN, from the coding sequence TTGAATTATATTGATTTAGCGTTGATTGTTGTAGTTGTAGCCTTTGGAATTAGGGGGTTTTATCATGGATTAGTGAGTGAAGTAGCTGGTATTTTAGGGATTGTGCTTGGAGTGTATTTGGCGTCTAGGTATTCTATTGTTATTGGTCAGTTATTCTCAGAACATTTGTATAATCTAAGAAATGAAACCATGACTAATCTCATCGGTTTTTTGCTTGTGTTAGCGTTAGCTTGGGTGTTTTTCTTAACGCTTGGGGTCGTGCTAAGCAAGGTTTTAGTCTTTAGTGGACTAGGCATTATTGATAGGGCGTTAGGCTTTATTTTTTCATGTTTAAAAACTTTTTTAGTGCTTTCTTTTATTCTTTATGCACTCTCTAAAATGGATTTGATGAAAAATATTGACGCTTACTTGCAGGAAAAAAGCGATATTTTTCCTACGATGAAAGGCATTGCAAGTAAAATCATGCGTCTTGATGGCGTTAAACATGCAGAACAAAATCTTAAAGATAATTTTAAAGAGATGGGCGATGAAATCAAAGATAACGCTAAAGAAACTTTTGATAAGGCTATGGATAAGGGGGTAGAAGTCCTGAAGGAAAAGGCTAAAGATTTACCCAAAAAAATGTTAGAGCAAGAATACAAGAGTGATACCAACTAA
- a CDS encoding ATP-binding cassette domain-containing protein — MIRATNISHAFEKPLYSGVNLHIKPKESLAILGISGSGKSTLLNHLATMLKPNSGIISLLEYEDIYALNSKKLLELRRYQIGIVFQAHYLFKGFNALENLQVASIMSKQSINHTLLEKLGIAHTLKQGVGELSGGQQQRLSIARMLSKKPKIIIADEPTGNLDTTTANQVISILQNYIIEEEGALVLATHDENLAFTCSQVYRLEKETLIKEK, encoded by the coding sequence ATGATTAGAGCAACTAATATCTCTCACGCCTTTGAAAAACCCCTTTATAGTGGCGTGAATTTACACATTAAACCTAAAGAAAGCCTAGCGATTTTAGGCATAAGTGGGAGTGGCAAAAGCACTCTTTTAAATCATCTAGCCACCATGCTAAAACCAAATAGCGGGATAATTAGTTTATTAGAATATGAAGATATTTATGCCTTAAATTCAAAAAAACTTTTAGAATTGCGTCGCTATCAAATAGGCATCGTGTTTCAAGCCCATTATCTTTTTAAAGGGTTTAATGCTTTAGAAAATTTACAAGTCGCTTCAATTATGTCTAAACAAAGTATTAATCACACGCTTTTAGAAAAATTAGGCATAGCCCACACTCTCAAACAAGGCGTGGGCGAATTAAGTGGCGGACAGCAACAACGCCTAAGCATTGCTAGAATGCTCTCTAAAAAACCAAAAATCATTATCGCCGATGAACCTACCGGAAATTTAGACACCACTACCGCTAATCAAGTCATAAGCATTCTACAAAACTACATTATAGAAGAAGAAGGGGCTTTAGTTTTAGCTACGCATGATGAAAATTTGGCTTTCACTTGCTCACAAGTCTATCGCTTAGAAAAAGAAACTCTAATCAAGGAAAAATAA
- a CDS encoding class II fructose-bisphosphate aldolase, producing the protein MLVNGNEILLKAHKEGYGVGAFNFVNFEMLNAIFEAGNEENSPLFIQASEGAIKYMGIDMAVGMVKIMCERYPHIPVALHLDHGTTFESCENAVRAGFTSVMIDASHHAFEENLELTSRVVKMAHNAGVSVEAELGRLMGIEDNISVDEKDAVLVNPKEAEQFVKESQVDYLAPAIGTSHGAFKFKGEPQLDFERLLEVKRLTNIPLVLHGASAIPDDVRKAYLDAGGDLKGSKGVPFKFLQESVKGGINKVNTDTDLRIAFIAEVRRIGNEDKSQFDLRKFFAPAQLALKNVVKERMKLLGSSNKI; encoded by the coding sequence ATGCTAGTTAATGGTAATGAAATTTTATTGAAAGCTCATAAAGAAGGCTATGGGGTAGGGGCATTTAATTTTGTTAATTTTGAAATGCTGAACGCTATTTTTGAAGCAGGTAATGAGGAAAATTCTCCGCTTTTCATTCAAGCGAGTGAAGGGGCGATTAAATACATGGGAATTGATATGGCAGTAGGCATGGTAAAAATTATGTGCGAACGCTACCCCCACATTCCTGTAGCTTTACACTTAGACCATGGAACAACTTTTGAGAGTTGTGAGAATGCCGTGAGAGCGGGCTTTACCTCTGTAATGATTGATGCATCTCATCATGCTTTTGAAGAAAATTTAGAATTGACTTCTAGAGTGGTAAAAATGGCACATAATGCTGGAGTGAGCGTGGAAGCAGAATTAGGGCGTTTAATGGGAATTGAAGACAATATTTCTGTAGATGAAAAGGATGCTGTATTAGTAAACCCTAAAGAAGCAGAGCAGTTTGTCAAAGAATCTCAAGTGGATTACTTAGCCCCAGCCATTGGCACAAGTCATGGGGCGTTTAAATTCAAGGGTGAACCACAGCTAGACTTTGAGCGTTTATTAGAAGTAAAGCGGCTAACAAATATTCCCTTAGTTTTGCATGGGGCGAGTGCGATACCTGATGATGTGAGAAAGGCTTATTTGGATGCTGGAGGTGATTTAAAAGGTTCTAAGGGTGTGCCTTTTAAGTTTTTGCAAGAATCAGTGAAGGGGGGCATTAATAAGGTTAATACCGACACGGATTTAAGGATTGCTTTCATAGCAGAAGTGCGTAGGATAGGCAATGAAGATAAGAGTCAGTTTGATTTGAGAAAGTTCTTTGCTCCAGCTCAATTGGCTCTCAAGAATGTGGTTAAAGAGCGTATGAAGCTCTTGGGCAGTTCTAATAAAATTTAA
- the lysS gene encoding lysine--tRNA ligase has protein sequence MFSNQYIQQRINKANSLREEGKNPYKNGLKRSLKNDAFLEKYAYVKDLEEPKDKEKCESIVGRVKLLRLMGKACFIKIEDESTTLQAYISQNELNDEFKSLKKHLEVGDIVFVKGFPFATKTGELSIHALEFHILSKAIVPLPEKFHGLSDVELRYRQRYLDLIVNPEVKEVFKKRSLIVSSVRKFFETEGFLEVETPMMHPIPGGANARPFVTYHNALEIERYLRIAPELYLKRLIVGGFEAVFEINRNFRNEGMDHSHNPEFTMIEFYWAYHTYEDLIELSKRLFDYLLKTLNLTSKIVYNDMEVDFNQTCVISYLDALEKIGGISKDILEKEDKLLAYLLEKGIKVENNLTYGKLLAEAFDNFVEHKLINPTFVTEYPIEISPLARRNDNNPNIADRFELFIAGREIANGFSELNDPLDQLERFKAQVAEKEKGDEEAQYMDEDYVWALAHAMPPTAGQGIGIDRLVMLLTGAKSIKDVILFPAMRPVKNDFNVESEE, from the coding sequence ATGTTTTCTAATCAATACATTCAACAACGCATAAATAAAGCTAATAGCTTAAGAGAAGAAGGGAAAAACCCTTATAAAAACGGCTTGAAACGAAGTCTTAAAAACGATGCTTTTTTAGAAAAATACGCTTATGTTAAAGATTTAGAAGAGCCTAAAGACAAAGAAAAATGCGAGAGTATTGTAGGTAGAGTCAAGCTCTTGCGTTTGATGGGTAAGGCATGTTTTATTAAGATTGAAGACGAAAGCACGACTTTGCAAGCTTATATTTCACAAAATGAATTAAACGATGAGTTTAAGAGCTTAAAAAAGCATTTAGAAGTGGGCGATATTGTGTTTGTGAAGGGTTTTCCTTTTGCTACAAAAACAGGCGAATTAAGTATCCATGCCCTAGAATTTCATATTTTAAGCAAAGCCATTGTGCCATTACCGGAGAAATTTCATGGGCTTAGCGATGTGGAGTTGCGTTATCGCCAGCGATACTTGGATTTAATCGTTAATCCCGAAGTTAAAGAGGTGTTTAAAAAGCGTAGCTTGATTGTCTCAAGTGTGCGTAAATTTTTTGAAACAGAAGGCTTTTTGGAAGTAGAAACCCCTATGATGCACCCTATTCCTGGTGGAGCGAATGCAAGACCTTTTGTAACTTATCACAATGCTTTAGAAATTGAAAGGTATTTAAGAATTGCCCCAGAACTATATCTCAAACGCCTTATTGTAGGGGGTTTTGAAGCGGTGTTTGAAATCAATCGTAATTTCAGAAACGAAGGCATGGACCATAGCCATAACCCTGAATTTACGATGATTGAATTTTACTGGGCGTATCACACTTATGAAGATTTGATTGAATTAAGCAAGAGATTGTTTGACTACTTGCTAAAGACCTTGAATTTAACTTCAAAAATTGTCTATAACGACATGGAAGTGGATTTTAACCAAACTTGCGTGATTTCTTATTTAGACGCTTTAGAAAAAATAGGGGGCATTAGTAAGGATATTTTAGAAAAAGAAGACAAACTTTTAGCTTATTTGTTAGAAAAAGGTATCAAAGTAGAGAATAACCTTACTTATGGAAAATTGCTCGCTGAGGCGTTTGATAATTTTGTAGAGCATAAACTCATTAACCCCACTTTTGTAACAGAATATCCTATTGAGATTAGCCCACTAGCTAGACGCAATGATAATAATCCTAATATCGCTGATAGGTTTGAATTATTTATCGCTGGGCGAGAAATTGCTAATGGCTTTAGCGAGCTTAATGACCCCTTAGACCAACTAGAGCGTTTTAAGGCTCAAGTGGCTGAAAAAGAAAAGGGCGATGAAGAGGCACAATATATGGACGAAGACTATGTATGGGCATTAGCGCATGCTATGCCCCCAACTGCAGGACAAGGCATAGGCATTGACAGATTAGTCATGTTATTAACCGGAGCTAAGAGCATTAAAGATGTGATTTTGTTTCCAGCTATGCGTCCTGTTAAAAACGATTTTAATGTTGAGAGTGAAGAGTAA